A segment of the Panicum hallii strain FIL2 chromosome 1, PHallii_v3.1, whole genome shotgun sequence genome:
CACAATTCACGAATGAGAAACCTGGTGGAGAACCATTCATTACCCGTGAGCTGAAATTTAGTGATGAGAGAACATCATTGTGTCTCAAATTCCTCGATAGTTTCAGAGCCCCATACACATGAGTTTAGTGTGGCCCAAAACTCTTGATCCTCCCCTAGAGATGGACTGACCCTCTCAGGTACCTTCTCCATGATATGCCACATACATAGCCTATGAGTGGTATTTGGCAAAATCTAATTGATAGCAGCCTTCATGCTTGCACATTCATTAGTTACGATCAAATAAGGTGCTGCTCCTCCCATGGCTTTAAGAAAGATCTTGAACAACCATACATATGACTCGATCTTTTCATCAGCAATGAATGCCGCTCCAAGAAAAACACTTTGCAAGTGGTGATTGACTCCAGTAAATGGCACAAACTTCATGTTATATTGGTTCATAGTGTATGTTGCATCAAGAGAAACCACATCACCAAAGATACTATAATTTTTCCTGCTCATGACATCAGCCCAAAACACTCGCATCAGTCTTCCCTGTTCATCCTGCCTTGGCGGTGTCCAGTAGAGCATCCACGGAAATGGCCGGCGGCAAGTCCATGGCGGCAGCCACATCGCTTGGTTGCATGGCAGCGGCCAGATCGTGAATGCCGCTGGCTCGGTAGGTCACGTTGCAAATTGGGACCAGGATGCAATGTGGAGTGCTGGTGGAGGGAGTTATTTGCGAAATTGCCTAATGACTAGCGGTACATGTGCGATGCAGATCGGCTGGACTGTAGACAAGTTTGCACCGGTTTGCACAGGACCAGGAGTTTGCACCTGATCTCACGCCACCTACCTAAACGTACAAACCATATTAACAAATTAAAAAAGTACATGATGGTACAAATTAACACCGTCAAATACTCCAGAAGGCAATTGGTAGATCATGCAAAAAAAATAGAAGCACCATGCATGCAGATTCGTAACCTTGCTTTTCAATCAAGAATGCAGCAAAATCAATCTGTGTTACTTTCTTTCCACTGATTACCAGAAGATTGCTTCTCTGTCCAGGCCACAAAATGCAGAATGCGACGCATCCTTGATGGGAAACCAATGAAAATTCTGTCCCGGTTGCCTGGGTCCGCGACGAGGAGCCCGTCGGCAACGCCACCAACCCAGGATCCTCCATGGCGCTGCCGCGGCCTACTGCTGCTGCAGCCATTTGACCACGACTCGATCGATCGAGATTTCCGAGGGTGGTCGTGCTGCTCACCTCTGCCGGATCTGGGCTGCGCCGCCTGGAGAAGCCACTTGATGTTCCTACTGCCGCCAGATGGTGGAGATGGCTGCAATCTAGGTCTAAATAGTTGCAAACTGCAATACGAACAACATCATCAAGTCATCTATGAACAACATAGGAGGAGGGAAGATGCCTGCAGCAATGAGCATAGGAGAGGAGGAGATGCCTATTGCAATGAACATGGGAGACGAGGTGATGCCTGCTGCAATGAACAATAATTTGGAGGTACTAGACGTAGGATTTGCATGGGCAGAAGTACCTGAATACGGGGAAACAACTGGAGGGCCACCAATGGTTGATGAGGAATAGAAGGACCACTTCATCACTGTTGGGTTATGCTGAAATGGAGCAGATCTAAATTCTCTAAAGAATGAAAGGTTGATTATGTGAACAACAACATTTCAGAATGCTTCAACAATTGGATTAAAGATTACAAGGACCTTCCAGTTGATGATCTGATGGATAAGATTAGGGAGAAGATCACAGAGAAGATTTACACAAGGCAAGAGATCAGCTAATAGAATGGAAGGCCGTATCCTGGTGAGTGTGTTACATGAGTTAAACATGAAGAGCCGAGGGCTGCATTATGAAATCTTGAGGATTGGTGCAATGTCAGCTGAGAGAATAACGAAAGAAGGGAAGAATTGGAGAGTTCCTGTTGACATTGAGAAAAGAACATGTGGATGTGGAGAATGACAGATTTCTGGTAAACCATGCACTCATGCAATAGCTCTGTTTGGGAAACTAAAAGAACTTAACATTGAGAACTTTGTAGATGACTACTATTCCGTAGAGAGGTTCAAAGCAGCTTATCAGTTTGTGGTCACTCCAATGGGTGACAAGAGTCATTGGCCAAAATTTGACCTGGGGTTTAAAATGATTCCTCCAAAGTTGGAAAGGCCTCCTGGTAGACCAAGGAAGAAAAGAATAAAGGCTAGTGGAGAGGCAGGGAAAAGAGGCCCATATCAATGCAAAAAGTGCTTTCAGTTTGGACACATAGAAAAAGGTTGCAATGCTACTCAAGCTGAAAAGAGCTTCCGCCACCGCGTcccaaaaaaacaaaaaagcaAAGGTAATACATGATGCCTCATTCATATGTAATGCAACATTTTCTCTGCCTAACATATGGTGTGCCACATAGAAAATCCAAATCTGAAGTCTGAAGTTGTTGAAGTAGTTGAATGCTGAGCCATCCCAAAATGCCGCTGATCCAAAAGTGATGTCCAGTCCAGGTGTAACAACAAGAAGCATGTCTTCTCTTTCTCCAACCAGCCCAGGTCCTACAACAAGAAGGATGGCATCCATCTCCCCTGGAGGAATTAATCGAATGCTCATTATTAGCTAGATTTATTAGCTGCCATTCTCTATTTTGTGAGTGAATTACCTGTCATTCTCTATTTTGTGAGTGAGCATGGCCGTGCAAGTGGGGGGCTTTTGTGCAACTCTATGTGGTATAGCTATTTTGCCGCTATGCAACACTATGCCAGATTGTGGTACTTCTATCGTGATCTTGTCATAACTTGTTTTTTGATGCAGTTATGGTACTGAAATGACAACAAAGTTGTGTTATATGTGCCAGAATCTTGTGTTACATCGCGCTGAAATTTATGTTCTCTTACATCCTGTCTTAATATTGCTAAAATGGGGGTTGAAGGGCCATTGTATTACTGCTGGAATCAAAGATTGATTGTAGCCATACAGTCGTTTTCTTAGTAAGGGTACAACGGTCACAGTTAACTTAGAGTTAACGAGAATGGTAGGCTGCCAAGAAGTGTCTTCTTTTAATGGTATATGTCTGAGATCTTTTGATGGTATATATCTTGGCAAAAAAAATGATAGTTGGAGGGTGTGCAGTACCGACGACGATAATCGGATGCGACAATCTCTTGGATAT
Coding sequences within it:
- the LOC112895810 gene encoding uncharacterized protein LOC112895810, with the translated sequence MGDKSHWPKFDLGFKMIPPKLERPPGRPRKKRIKASGEAGKRGPYQCKKCFQFGHIEKGCNATQAEKSFRHRLNAEPSQNAADPKVMSSPGVTTRSMSSLSPTSPGPTTRRMASISPGGINRMLIIS